Proteins encoded within one genomic window of Mya arenaria isolate MELC-2E11 chromosome 13, ASM2691426v1:
- the LOC128214350 gene encoding neurocalcin homolog, translating to MVFENLKRMRSFITKMTAKGQKRKIRQEKIDELQNEVSFSSDEIKDWFYEYNKRLGEGHKELTKEEFKDVYNSIFAGDASEFAEHVFRTFDRDGNGTVDFKEFLIGLCVSGSDDTAAKLSWAFKMYDIDGDGYISRQEMRSIMSAIYKMTELQNPDETGSQASAEDLADRFFEDFDTNKDGLVSWAEFRVGATNDQTIISLLECNPDTDPE from the exons ATGGTGTTCGAAAATTTAAAACGCATGCGCAG CTTTATCACGAAGATGACGGCAAAAGGACAGAAACGAAAGATCCGCCAAGAAAAAATAGATGAATTACAAAATGAAGTCAGTTTTTCCTCAGATGAAATAAAAGACTGGTTTTATGAATATAACAAACGCCTTGGAGAAGGCCACAAAGAGTTAACAAAAGAAGAGTTTAAGGACGTGTATAACTCCATCTTTGCTGGTGATGCGTCCGAATTTGCCGAACACGTGTTTCGAACATTTGACCGTGATGGGAACGGAACCGTAgattttaaagagtttttaaTTGGCTTGTGTGTATCTGGTAGTGATGACACGGCGGCAAAATTAAGTTGGGCCTTCAAAATGTATGACATCGATGGAGATGGCTACATATCCCGTCAAGAAATGAGGAGCATTATGTCA GCAATCTACAAGATGACGGAATTGCAGAACCCGGATGAAACCGGTAGCCAGGCGTCCGCGGAGGACCTTGCCGACCGGTTCTTCGAAGACTTTGACACAAACAAGGACGGCTTGGTCTCATGGGCGGAATTTCGGGTCGGGGCGACCAACGACCAAACCATTATCAGCCTTCTTGAATGCAACCCGGACACTGACCCCGAATAA